In one window of Nakamurella sp. PAMC28650 DNA:
- a CDS encoding DMT family transporter yields MIISSRARDLTWLVALGAALWGTDAFFRQSLARQVSAPTLVFAEHRVLVLLLLPFLPRALRAFARTGARGRWAVIGIGAGASAVATTLFTIAFRISSQHGDYVTPVVVQHLQPLFAIAGAVTVLGEKVRTRFALFAVPAVVGVWLLAFPNPLDVTVSRLGVVMLALGAAVLWAGGTVLGRLVATEIDPLELTTLRFAFGLPTAAVIVLLAGDRFWLPDLRSTGSVIGLALVPGLLAMMLYYVGLRQTAASRATLAELAYPVTGAIVGLAIGGSLTWSQALGALVIVLAVTALSWHESAAKLQAITDRSARADDPPTDRGVMIEGCTPRDVGRSAPAQPSVMPHS; encoded by the coding sequence GTGATCATCTCCTCGCGTGCCCGGGACCTCACGTGGCTGGTGGCGCTCGGCGCCGCGCTGTGGGGGACCGACGCGTTCTTCCGGCAGTCGCTCGCCCGGCAGGTGTCGGCGCCGACCCTGGTCTTCGCCGAGCACCGGGTGCTGGTGCTGCTGCTGCTGCCCTTCCTGCCGCGCGCCCTCCGCGCGTTCGCCCGTACCGGTGCCCGCGGACGTTGGGCCGTCATCGGCATCGGTGCCGGAGCCTCGGCCGTCGCGACCACCCTGTTCACGATCGCGTTCCGGATCTCCAGCCAGCACGGCGACTACGTGACACCCGTGGTGGTGCAACACCTGCAGCCCCTGTTCGCCATCGCCGGGGCGGTGACCGTATTGGGCGAGAAGGTGCGGACCCGGTTCGCCCTGTTCGCCGTGCCGGCCGTGGTCGGCGTCTGGCTGTTGGCCTTCCCGAATCCGCTGGACGTCACGGTGTCCCGCCTCGGGGTGGTGATGCTGGCGCTCGGAGCAGCGGTGCTGTGGGCCGGCGGCACCGTGCTCGGACGCCTGGTCGCCACCGAAATCGACCCGCTCGAGCTGACCACGCTCCGGTTCGCCTTCGGCTTGCCGACGGCCGCTGTCATCGTGCTGCTCGCCGGCGACCGCTTCTGGCTGCCTGACCTGCGCAGTACCGGATCGGTGATCGGGCTCGCCCTGGTCCCCGGCCTGCTGGCGATGATGCTGTACTACGTCGGGCTGCGCCAGACGGCGGCGTCGCGGGCGACCCTGGCCGAGTTGGCCTATCCGGTCACCGGTGCGATCGTCGGGCTGGCCATCGGCGGTTCGCTGACCTGGTCACAGGCCCTGGGCGCGCTGGTGATCGTGCTCGCGGTCACTGCCCTGTCGTGGCACGAGAGCGCCGCGAAGCTCCAGGCGATCACCGACCGCTCGGCGCGCGCCGACGACCCGCCCACAGACCGCGGTGTCATGATCGAAGGATGCACTCCCCGCGACGTCGGTCGCTCCGCACCCGCCCAGCCTTCCGTCATGCCGCACTCCTGA
- a CDS encoding alpha/beta hydrolase, whose product MHSPRRRSLRTRPAFRHAALLSAFVLLAACSSISGSALRPVVGTATTPPTTTGSAAGQITEPSVLPGGSGTATTSGAPVPTPAGTTSTGPVPTGAGAVPAGLQKFYGQTLAWGPCASYATDAAATSLYGDPNIQCARLTVPLAYSNPTGQTVSMGVLRKVATDRSARIGSLVTDPGGPGSSGMEWLASYVVGDTAADAGAAQKTVAGLNQKFDLVGIDPRGIGSSLPAVQCQTDAEKDKTFATDTRSRNQADVDAANALTKQIVSECLANTGKAQGIDSKTFFANIGTRDVAQDLDVLRAVLGDSKLSYLGFSYGTQIGWEYAEQFPKNVRAILFDGVEAPNVDPASSALGQQKGFETAFQNFAAYCATSSPGCALGTDPSKALAIFQGLVRPLLDKPLALAGGRTLTFASAITGVTWGLYFTQFQTALAQGLLALKAGDGRILMQLADSYNGRDAQGHYSNEQEAFNAVRCVDGPRKTDPAEVTKFNAAVAAAGPFGATGDPAGAIFDICALWPVPPTTLPHTLHISGLPKTLVVSTTGDPATPYQDGVDLAQQINATLLTVKGVRHTSYLSNGLSCVDDIGNAYLESLTLPTAAPTCS is encoded by the coding sequence ATGCACTCCCCGCGACGTCGGTCGCTCCGCACCCGCCCAGCCTTCCGTCATGCCGCACTCCTGAGCGCATTCGTCCTGCTCGCAGCCTGCTCCAGCATCTCCGGCTCTGCGCTGCGACCGGTGGTCGGCACGGCGACGACCCCGCCGACCACGACGGGCTCCGCGGCCGGCCAGATCACCGAGCCCAGCGTCCTGCCCGGTGGGTCCGGTACGGCGACCACCTCCGGCGCGCCCGTCCCGACGCCCGCGGGGACGACGAGCACCGGTCCGGTGCCGACCGGGGCCGGTGCAGTGCCCGCCGGGCTGCAGAAGTTCTACGGCCAGACACTGGCGTGGGGTCCGTGCGCCAGTTACGCGACGGACGCCGCTGCCACCAGCCTGTACGGGGATCCGAACATCCAGTGCGCCCGGTTGACCGTTCCGCTGGCGTACAGCAACCCGACCGGACAAACGGTCTCGATGGGGGTGCTCCGCAAGGTCGCCACCGACCGATCCGCCCGCATCGGTTCACTGGTGACCGACCCGGGCGGCCCCGGTTCCTCCGGGATGGAATGGCTGGCGTCCTATGTGGTCGGGGACACGGCCGCCGATGCCGGCGCAGCGCAGAAAACGGTGGCCGGGCTGAACCAGAAGTTCGACCTGGTGGGTATCGATCCGAGGGGCATCGGCTCCTCGTTGCCCGCCGTGCAATGTCAGACGGATGCCGAGAAGGACAAGACCTTCGCCACGGACACACGCTCGCGCAACCAGGCTGACGTCGATGCGGCGAATGCCCTGACGAAACAGATCGTCTCGGAATGTCTGGCCAACACCGGCAAGGCTCAGGGGATCGACAGCAAGACATTCTTTGCGAATATCGGAACCCGTGACGTAGCACAGGATCTGGATGTGCTGAGGGCGGTCCTGGGTGATTCGAAGCTCTCCTACCTCGGGTTCTCCTACGGCACGCAGATCGGCTGGGAGTATGCCGAACAATTCCCCAAGAACGTTCGCGCCATATTGTTCGACGGCGTCGAGGCTCCCAACGTCGATCCGGCCAGCAGTGCCCTGGGCCAGCAGAAGGGATTCGAGACCGCGTTCCAGAATTTCGCGGCCTACTGCGCCACGAGTTCACCGGGTTGTGCCCTGGGCACGGATCCGTCGAAGGCGCTGGCCATCTTCCAGGGGCTGGTCCGGCCACTGCTGGACAAGCCGCTGGCCCTCGCGGGCGGTCGAACGCTCACCTTCGCAAGCGCGATCACCGGAGTCACGTGGGGCCTGTACTTCACCCAGTTCCAGACCGCCCTGGCGCAGGGACTGCTGGCGCTGAAGGCCGGTGACGGACGAATTCTCATGCAGCTGGCCGACAGCTACAACGGGCGCGATGCGCAAGGGCACTACTCCAACGAGCAGGAAGCGTTCAACGCGGTGCGCTGCGTCGACGGTCCGCGGAAGACTGATCCGGCCGAGGTCACCAAGTTCAACGCCGCCGTCGCCGCGGCCGGGCCGTTCGGCGCGACCGGCGACCCGGCCGGCGCGATCTTCGACATCTGCGCGCTGTGGCCGGTTCCTCCGACCACCTTGCCGCACACGCTCCACATCTCGGGATTGCCCAAGACCCTGGTCGTCTCGACCACCGGGGACCCGGCGACCCCCTACCAGGACGGTGTCGACCTCGCCCAGCAGATCAATGCCACCCTGCTCACCGTCAAGGGCGTCAGGCATACCTCCTACCTGAGCAACGGGCTGAGCTGCGTGGATGACATCGGCAATGCCTACCTCGAGTCGCTGACCCTACCGACGGCCGCCCCGACCTGCTCCTAG
- a CDS encoding RimK family alpha-L-glutamate ligase produces MTPARRDSTHHLIGLLLGTEDDWPRAFETLTRRLGPVGHQGREHQISTERLTIEPFDLRDPVRHDLVIDRLAWWYFHPREWLKKAALVNDTYLLNNPFTFQAMEKHSAYCAMIRLGFDIPSTMLVPYKNPLDHEKWAYTAGTYNLPFDLDEVAERVGYPMYMKPFDGGAWRGVSRVDDVQALHRAYDESGQMLMHLQAAVSPFDAFARSLTIGPETKIMKFRPELPMHDRYEVAHSFLPPEAGMEILTLSRTVNAFFRWEFNSCEALVTGTRVQPIDHANACPDIAITSLHYYFPWAITQLISWSVFCAVTHRRPRVDTTSREWFDVADDPDLSWNDKLGRYGLLADQYFQADEYREFCSTSLASLPAMVRDWVDSPEFDALLVETVRKGYPAAEHDRFIAHFRGLMTLWVDDQG; encoded by the coding sequence ATGACGCCCGCCCGCCGAGACTCGACCCATCACCTCATCGGTCTGCTGCTGGGGACGGAGGACGACTGGCCGAGGGCGTTCGAGACCCTGACCCGCCGGCTCGGCCCGGTCGGTCACCAGGGACGTGAGCACCAGATCAGCACCGAACGGCTGACCATCGAGCCGTTCGACCTTCGCGACCCCGTCCGGCACGACCTCGTCATCGACCGGCTGGCCTGGTGGTACTTCCACCCGCGGGAGTGGCTCAAGAAGGCCGCGCTGGTCAACGACACCTACCTCCTGAACAACCCGTTCACCTTCCAGGCCATGGAGAAGCACTCCGCCTACTGCGCGATGATCCGGCTCGGCTTCGACATCCCCAGCACCATGCTGGTGCCCTACAAGAACCCCCTGGACCACGAGAAGTGGGCGTACACCGCCGGTACCTACAACCTGCCGTTCGACCTGGACGAGGTCGCCGAGCGGGTCGGGTACCCGATGTACATGAAGCCCTTCGACGGCGGCGCCTGGCGGGGGGTCTCCCGCGTCGACGACGTCCAGGCGCTGCACCGGGCCTACGACGAGTCCGGCCAGATGCTGATGCACCTGCAGGCCGCGGTCTCCCCCTTCGACGCCTTCGCCCGGTCGCTGACCATCGGCCCGGAGACGAAGATCATGAAGTTCCGCCCGGAGCTGCCGATGCACGACCGGTACGAGGTCGCCCACTCCTTCCTGCCGCCGGAGGCGGGGATGGAGATCCTGACGCTCTCCCGCACCGTCAACGCGTTCTTCCGCTGGGAGTTCAACTCGTGCGAGGCCTTGGTGACCGGGACCAGGGTCCAGCCGATCGACCACGCGAACGCGTGCCCGGACATCGCGATCACCTCGCTGCACTACTACTTCCCGTGGGCGATCACCCAGCTGATCTCCTGGTCGGTGTTCTGCGCAGTCACCCATCGTCGGCCGCGGGTGGACACCACGTCCAGGGAGTGGTTCGACGTCGCCGACGATCCGGACCTGTCGTGGAACGACAAGCTCGGCCGCTACGGACTTCTCGCCGACCAGTACTTCCAGGCCGACGAGTACCGGGAGTTCTGCTCGACCTCGCTCGCCTCGCTGCCGGCCATGGTGCGCGACTGGGTCGACTCACCCGAGTTCGACGCGCTGCTGGTCGAGACGGTCCGCAAGGGCTACCCGGCCGCCGAGCACGACCGGTTCATCGCCCACTTCCGCGGGCTGATGACGCTCTGGGTCGACGACCAGGGCTAG
- a CDS encoding esterase family protein: protein MTRTEYHHLDAPSTGGTGEIAVHGHWGRPVLWFPTEGGQAREFEQKGMLDALGPALDAGLVKIFCVPSYDGASWSDRDICQGDRARAHRRFEDWIIWQVVPFIRENCGGREDIVTAGPSLGAFHAVLFALRHAHVFHHAVAFSGSYDPWSWHGWGDSDADTYLTDPIQFLPRTFGGHLDHLRAQLHLTLVVGSGQWEDSTGANASTRQLADILSDRQIPHELHVWGPEWPHDWSSWRAQAAVHLPPLG from the coding sequence GTGACGCGCACCGAATACCACCACCTGGACGCTCCGTCGACGGGCGGCACCGGCGAGATCGCGGTCCACGGCCACTGGGGGCGACCGGTGCTCTGGTTCCCGACCGAGGGCGGACAGGCCCGGGAGTTCGAGCAGAAGGGCATGCTCGACGCGCTGGGGCCGGCCCTGGACGCGGGCCTGGTGAAGATCTTCTGCGTGCCGTCCTACGACGGGGCCTCCTGGTCGGACCGGGACATCTGCCAGGGCGACCGGGCCAGGGCGCACCGGCGGTTCGAGGACTGGATCATCTGGCAGGTGGTGCCTTTCATCCGCGAGAACTGCGGTGGCCGTGAGGACATCGTCACCGCCGGCCCGTCGCTGGGGGCGTTCCACGCGGTGCTGTTCGCTCTTCGTCACGCGCACGTCTTCCATCACGCAGTGGCGTTCTCCGGGTCCTACGACCCGTGGAGCTGGCACGGCTGGGGCGATTCCGACGCCGACACCTACCTGACCGACCCGATCCAGTTCCTGCCGCGCACCTTCGGCGGGCACCTGGATCACCTGCGGGCCCAGCTCCACCTGACGCTGGTCGTCGGCAGTGGTCAGTGGGAGGACAGCACCGGCGCGAACGCCTCCACCCGGCAGCTGGCCGACATCCTCTCCGACCGGCAGATCCCCCACGAGCTGCACGTCTGGGGCCCGGAATGGCCGCACGACTGGTCCAGCTGGCGGGCCCAGGCCGCCGTCCATCTCCCTCCGCTGGGCTGA
- a CDS encoding esterase family protein yields the protein MIGTTIDSQGVDFEMPHRPGVTGIGLEVDWSLGTASTEFVRTGDRWRLHLPRPAVDRMEYQLSVRSADGTSWVTDPGNPDRVANPFGDKSEIRFPEYVPPQWLTTEIVGRTIHIATPAMRLAAPVPVTLWTPPDLDPATPAPLLLAHDGSDMATRGALLRWASAAVARRPFRVALLDPAPGLRNDWYAASTTYADHLAAVLLPAIGQQVAIGHTVGLGASLGALSMLLAAHRHPALLDALALQSGSYFTTALDAQESGFEFFARICAVVSDLADSSAGTGGRVLITCGAVEENLANNEMMAAALSRQGFRVQLHLVRDAHTMIGWRDAWSPGLEQLLRTRP from the coding sequence ATGATCGGTACCACGATCGACTCGCAGGGTGTCGACTTCGAGATGCCCCACCGTCCGGGGGTGACCGGGATCGGTCTGGAGGTCGATTGGTCGCTCGGCACGGCGAGCACCGAGTTCGTCAGGACCGGCGACCGGTGGCGGCTGCACCTGCCCCGACCGGCTGTCGACCGGATGGAGTACCAGCTCTCGGTCAGGTCGGCCGACGGCACCTCCTGGGTCACCGACCCCGGCAACCCGGACCGGGTCGCCAATCCGTTCGGCGACAAGTCCGAGATCCGCTTCCCGGAATACGTCCCGCCGCAGTGGCTCACGACCGAGATTGTCGGCAGGACAATCCATATCGCCACACCCGCCATGCGACTGGCGGCGCCGGTCCCGGTCACGCTCTGGACGCCACCGGACCTGGACCCGGCGACGCCGGCCCCGCTGCTGCTGGCCCACGACGGATCGGACATGGCCACCCGCGGCGCGCTCCTGAGGTGGGCGAGCGCGGCTGTCGCCAGACGGCCGTTCCGGGTCGCCCTGCTGGACCCGGCGCCCGGCCTGCGCAACGACTGGTATGCCGCGTCCACGACCTACGCCGACCACCTGGCCGCGGTGCTGCTGCCGGCCATCGGGCAGCAGGTGGCGATCGGCCACACCGTCGGGCTCGGCGCCAGCCTCGGCGCGCTGTCGATGTTGCTGGCGGCGCACCGTCATCCGGCGCTGCTCGATGCCCTGGCCCTGCAGTCCGGCTCGTACTTCACCACCGCTCTGGACGCACAGGAGAGCGGCTTCGAGTTCTTCGCCCGGATCTGCGCAGTGGTCTCCGACCTGGCCGACAGTTCTGCCGGGACCGGGGGGCGGGTCCTGATCACCTGCGGTGCGGTCGAGGAGAACCTGGCCAACAACGAGATGATGGCCGCCGCGCTGTCCCGGCAGGGCTTCCGGGTCCAGCTGCATCTGGTCCGCGACGCACACACCATGATCGGGTGGCGGGACGCCTGGTCGCCCGGCCTGGAACAACTGCTGAGGACGCGGCCGTGA
- the glnA gene encoding type I glutamate--ammonia ligase, giving the protein MDRQQQFVLRTLEERDIRFVRLWFTDVLGYLKSVAVAPAELEGAFSEGIGFDGSAVEGYARVYESDMIAKPDPSTFQVLPWETEEGKVYSARMFCDITMPDGSPSWADPRHVLRRVMGEAASMGFTCYVHPEIEFFLMKDLPSDGSSPEPADQGGFFDQSSHDVAPHFRRRAIETLEAMGISVEFSHHEGAPGQQEIDLRYADALTMADNIMSFRYVVKEVAITQGVRASFMPKPFPDHPGSAMHTHFSLFEGEKNAFYDADDEYQMSPTGKAFLAGVLKHAAEITAVSCQWVNSYKRLVLGDEAPTTASWGQANRSALIRVPNYSPGKSSSQRMEFRLPDSACNPYLMFAVVLAAGLRGIREGYELPAPAEDDVWSLSETERRALGYVRLPASLESALAVMERSEFVPEALGEHVFDFFLRNKRAEFEAYRRQVTPFELQRYLSL; this is encoded by the coding sequence ATGGACCGTCAGCAGCAGTTCGTCCTGCGCACCCTTGAAGAGCGGGACATCCGCTTCGTCCGACTGTGGTTCACCGACGTCCTCGGCTACCTGAAGTCCGTCGCGGTGGCACCCGCCGAGTTGGAAGGTGCCTTCAGCGAGGGCATCGGCTTCGACGGCTCCGCGGTGGAGGGCTACGCGCGGGTCTACGAATCGGACATGATCGCCAAGCCGGATCCCTCCACGTTCCAGGTCCTCCCGTGGGAGACCGAGGAGGGCAAGGTCTACTCGGCCCGGATGTTCTGCGACATCACGATGCCCGACGGCAGCCCCAGTTGGGCCGATCCGCGCCACGTGCTGCGCCGGGTGATGGGCGAGGCCGCCTCGATGGGGTTCACCTGCTACGTCCACCCCGAGATCGAATTCTTCCTGATGAAGGATCTGCCCAGTGACGGCAGCTCACCGGAGCCCGCCGACCAGGGGGGCTTCTTCGACCAGTCCTCGCACGACGTGGCCCCGCACTTCCGCCGTCGGGCGATCGAGACCCTGGAGGCGATGGGCATCTCGGTCGAGTTCTCCCATCACGAGGGTGCCCCCGGCCAGCAGGAGATCGACCTCCGGTACGCCGACGCCCTGACGATGGCCGACAACATCATGTCCTTCCGCTACGTGGTGAAGGAGGTCGCCATCACCCAGGGGGTGCGTGCGTCCTTCATGCCCAAACCCTTCCCGGATCACCCCGGATCGGCGATGCACACCCACTTCTCGTTGTTCGAAGGCGAGAAGAACGCCTTCTACGACGCCGATGACGAGTACCAGATGTCCCCGACGGGCAAGGCGTTCCTGGCCGGCGTGCTGAAGCACGCCGCCGAGATCACCGCGGTGTCCTGCCAGTGGGTGAACTCCTACAAGCGACTGGTCCTGGGCGACGAAGCGCCGACGACCGCATCCTGGGGCCAGGCCAACCGTTCCGCGCTGATCCGGGTGCCCAACTACTCACCCGGCAAGTCCTCCAGCCAGCGGATGGAGTTCCGCCTTCCGGACTCGGCCTGCAACCCGTACCTGATGTTCGCGGTCGTGCTCGCGGCGGGCCTGCGGGGCATCCGCGAGGGCTACGAACTACCGGCCCCGGCCGAGGACGATGTGTGGTCGTTGAGCGAGACCGAGCGCCGCGCGCTCGGCTACGTCCGGCTGCCGGCCTCGCTCGAATCGGCGCTCGCCGTCATGGAACGCTCGGAATTCGTTCCGGAAGCTCTGGGGGAACACGTCTTCGACTTCTTCCTGCGCAACAAGCGGGCCGAGTTCGAGGCCTACCGCCGGCAGGTCACGCCGTTCGAGTTGCAGCGCTACCTGTCGCTCTGA
- a CDS encoding glyoxalase superfamily protein: MDYRIELIIIPVSDVDRAKQFYVEKMGFHLDHDQRVSDELRFVQITPPGSACSIAFGEGLTEAEPGSVKGIQVVIADADQAHAELSARGVTVTGVQEMAWGRFVFLSDPDGNAWSLQQIPA; this comes from the coding sequence ATGGACTACAGAATCGAACTGATCATCATCCCGGTTTCCGACGTCGACCGCGCCAAGCAGTTCTACGTCGAGAAGATGGGTTTCCACCTCGATCACGACCAGCGGGTCAGCGACGAACTCCGGTTCGTGCAGATCACCCCGCCGGGTTCGGCCTGCTCGATCGCGTTCGGCGAAGGGCTGACGGAGGCCGAGCCGGGGTCGGTGAAGGGGATCCAGGTCGTCATCGCCGATGCCGATCAGGCGCACGCCGAGCTGTCCGCGCGGGGTGTCACGGTCACCGGGGTGCAGGAGATGGCGTGGGGGCGGTTCGTCTTCCTGTCCGACCCCGACGGCAATGCCTGGTCCCTGCAACAGATTCCGGCGTAG
- a CDS encoding glucose-6-phosphate dehydrogenase, with protein MPSSQPTVFVLFGATGDLAKRMVLPAFYQLAQHGLMPESWLLIGNGRGDVSHEDFKGSVRESLDEFGGITIDEKVWSDFAERLRFAGGGFDQDDPGSLLDVLAEGHQLLGDDADYIHYLAIPPVAFEGITKGLSAHQLLDGSRVVYEKPYGTSPESFSRLDELVLSVMKEEQVYRIDHFLGKEATQNLHVLRFANAMISQIWSREHVEQIQIDVPEVLDVADRAAFYDATGALRDMVVTHLFQVAAEIAMEPPIDFSAENLQDARESVLSAFRPLAPEDVVLGQADGYLDLPEVAKGSTTDTYAAVRLWVDTDRWHGVPFLLRSGKYLAESAQRVSLLMKKPDGPMSGIPGDGTVLSFSLAGSGSVSMSVVVKNPGPGLDLVEQKIDLSLDDVAGGDPLPPYVSLIHDVTIGDRSLFTTSTGLSHAWGASAAILDDRPAPLPYAPGSTGPAEGSALPGPHGWFLDSAKND; from the coding sequence ATGCCGTCATCCCAGCCCACCGTCTTCGTCCTGTTCGGAGCCACCGGCGACCTGGCCAAGCGAATGGTCCTGCCCGCCTTCTACCAACTGGCCCAGCACGGTCTGATGCCGGAATCCTGGTTGCTGATCGGCAACGGCCGCGGCGACGTGTCCCACGAGGACTTCAAGGGCAGTGTGCGCGAGTCGCTGGACGAGTTCGGCGGCATCACCATCGACGAGAAGGTGTGGTCCGACTTCGCCGAGCGTCTCCGGTTCGCGGGTGGGGGATTCGACCAGGACGATCCGGGCTCGCTGCTGGACGTGCTGGCCGAGGGACACCAGCTGCTCGGCGACGACGCCGACTACATCCACTACCTGGCCATCCCGCCGGTCGCTTTCGAGGGCATCACCAAGGGTCTGTCCGCCCATCAACTGCTCGACGGCTCGCGCGTCGTGTACGAGAAGCCCTACGGGACCAGCCCCGAATCCTTCAGCCGGCTCGACGAGCTGGTCCTGTCGGTGATGAAGGAGGAGCAGGTCTACCGGATCGATCACTTCCTGGGCAAGGAGGCCACCCAGAACCTGCACGTGCTGCGCTTCGCGAACGCGATGATCAGCCAGATCTGGAGTCGTGAGCACGTCGAGCAGATTCAGATCGACGTGCCCGAGGTCCTCGACGTGGCCGATCGGGCCGCCTTCTACGACGCCACCGGTGCACTGCGCGACATGGTGGTCACCCACCTGTTCCAGGTGGCCGCCGAGATCGCGATGGAGCCGCCGATCGACTTCTCCGCCGAGAACCTGCAGGACGCCAGGGAGTCGGTCCTGTCGGCCTTCCGGCCACTGGCCCCCGAGGACGTGGTCCTGGGTCAGGCCGATGGCTACCTCGACCTCCCGGAAGTGGCGAAGGGGTCGACGACCGACACCTACGCCGCCGTTCGTCTGTGGGTGGACACCGACCGCTGGCACGGGGTGCCGTTCCTGCTGCGCAGCGGCAAGTACCTGGCCGAGAGTGCCCAGCGAGTGTCGCTGCTGATGAAGAAGCCGGACGGCCCGATGTCCGGCATCCCCGGTGACGGGACCGTGCTGAGTTTCTCGCTCGCCGGGTCCGGATCGGTGTCGATGTCCGTCGTGGTGAAGAACCCGGGACCGGGTCTGGACCTGGTCGAGCAGAAGATCGACCTCTCGCTCGATGACGTGGCCGGCGGGGATCCGCTGCCGCCGTACGTCTCGCTCATCCATGACGTGACGATCGGGGACCGGTCCCTGTTCACCACGAGTACCGGACTGTCCCACGCCTGGGGAGCCTCGGCGGCCATCCTGGACGATCGCCCGGCACCGCTGCCCTACGCTCCGGGCTCCACCGGTCCGGCCGAGGGCAGTGCCCTGCCCGGCCCGCACGGCTGGTTCCTGGACTCCGCGAAGAACGACTGA
- a CDS encoding AAA family ATPase yields MRSGRPLSRIAGEPGFDLSAETWPGSIPAVRQILDDGLDLGALTILVGDNGAGKSTLVEALALAFGMSAEGGSTGARHSTRPTESELHRHLRLTRGVGGSRWGFFLRAETMHSFYTYLEDNPGPRDPAFHEMSHGESFIEILGERFGDPGLYVLDEPEAALSFSGSLALVGVLHEIARSTTSQAVVATHSPIVAATPGADLYEVGDWGLRSCPWEDLDLVRNWQSFLTRPERYLRLLP; encoded by the coding sequence ATGAGATCCGGACGGCCGTTGAGCCGGATCGCCGGCGAACCCGGGTTCGACCTGTCGGCCGAGACGTGGCCCGGATCGATCCCCGCGGTGCGGCAGATCCTCGACGACGGGTTGGATCTGGGCGCCCTGACCATCCTGGTCGGCGACAACGGCGCCGGTAAGTCGACCCTGGTGGAGGCGCTCGCCCTGGCCTTCGGGATGTCGGCCGAGGGCGGATCGACCGGGGCTCGACATTCCACCCGCCCGACCGAGTCCGAGCTGCACCGGCATCTGCGGCTGACCCGCGGCGTCGGCGGCTCGCGATGGGGCTTCTTCCTGCGCGCGGAAACCATGCACAGCTTCTACACCTACCTCGAGGACAATCCCGGCCCGCGCGATCCGGCGTTCCACGAGATGTCGCACGGGGAGTCGTTCATCGAAATACTGGGCGAGCGGTTCGGCGATCCGGGTCTCTACGTCCTCGACGAGCCGGAGGCCGCGCTGTCGTTCAGCGGCAGCCTGGCCCTGGTGGGCGTGCTCCACGAGATCGCGAGGAGCACCACCTCGCAGGCGGTCGTCGCGACCCACTCCCCCATCGTGGCCGCGACACCCGGGGCTGATCTCTACGAGGTCGGGGACTGGGGGCTGCGCTCCTGCCCGTGGGAGGATCTCGATCTCGTCCGCAACTGGCAGTCGTTCCTGACGAGACCCGAGCGCTACCTCCGTCTGTTGCCCTGA
- a CDS encoding TetR/AcrR family transcriptional regulator: MAPARRLRIVAAAAELFAAGGYPAAGMDQIGAAAGITGPAIYRHFDSKAAILAAVFDGIIDAVTAPSPVEQDDPAAELRALVQVYTGAVASRRRLMAVFVREVHHLPAEHRAKLDERQRTLVGRWRMLLGDVHPEWDREVVRTTVHGCFGMLNALGTFDSVLPDDQLAAALGVLAARILVLPPWSAPAATAATSATP, from the coding sequence ATGGCCCCCGCTCGCCGGTTGCGCATCGTCGCAGCGGCCGCCGAACTGTTCGCCGCCGGCGGGTATCCGGCCGCCGGCATGGACCAGATCGGCGCCGCCGCCGGCATCACCGGGCCCGCCATCTACCGCCATTTCGATTCCAAGGCCGCGATCCTGGCGGCCGTCTTCGACGGGATCATCGACGCCGTCACCGCTCCCTCCCCCGTCGAGCAGGACGATCCGGCCGCCGAACTGCGCGCGCTCGTGCAGGTCTACACCGGTGCGGTGGCCTCGCGCCGACGACTGATGGCGGTCTTCGTCCGCGAGGTCCACCACCTGCCCGCCGAGCACCGGGCCAAACTCGACGAACGCCAGCGCACCCTGGTCGGGCGGTGGCGGATGCTACTGGGCGATGTCCACCCCGAGTGGGACCGAGAAGTCGTCCGGACGACGGTCCATGGCTGTTTCGGCATGCTCAACGCGCTGGGCACGTTCGACTCGGTGCTCCCCGACGATCAGCTCGCCGCCGCGCTGGGGGTGCTGGCCGCCCGCATCCTGGTGTTGCCGCCCTGGTCCGCCCCCGCCGCGACCGCGGCGACTTCCGCGACCCCATGA
- a CDS encoding DUF2087 domain-containing protein, giving the protein MGRDDFLRRYFDEDGRLHTMPRKQSRKLAVLDVIAARFVPGVHYLEVEVNRELIGLYDDYVTLRRALIDFGLMDRADGRYWRSGGTVEV; this is encoded by the coding sequence GTGGGCAGGGACGACTTTCTCCGGCGCTACTTCGACGAGGACGGCCGATTGCACACCATGCCTCGCAAGCAATCTCGGAAGCTGGCGGTGCTGGACGTGATCGCTGCCCGGTTCGTGCCGGGGGTGCACTACCTCGAGGTCGAGGTCAACCGCGAGCTGATCGGGCTCTACGACGACTACGTGACGCTGCGGCGGGCGCTGATCGACTTCGGGCTGATGGACCGGGCGGACGGCCGGTACTGGCGCTCCGGCGGCACCGTCGAGGTCTGA